ACGGGCCGCAGGCCGGGTCCCACTCGTCCCCGACGCGCCACCGACAGCCCCCGCCCCCGCCTCCGGCGTCTGCGGAGCACCGCCAGCCCCGACTCCGGTCGCCGGTGCATCCGCCAACCCCGGACTCGGCTGCGTCACCGGCGGGTCTGCCACCACAAACGTGACTTCAGCCGTTGGCATCCCCAGCTCCCGCAGCTTGGTCTCCAAAACCTGGCGGAACTGCGGTGTGTCCGCCAACGCCTTGTACTCCTGCCACTCCCGCGGGAAGCCAATCACCACTCGTTGACCCTCGCGCCGGGCCAGGTACGCATGCTCAAGATAGCTCCGCAAAAACGGGCTGGCACGGCCCACAGTGTCAAGGAGCCGGGCCCAGAACGCCTCGTCCGAGGTGGGCGTGGAGGCTGGTGCGGCTCCGGAGGCTAGAGGACCAGCCGCAGCGGCGGTGGCAGAAGCCGGGCGCGCATCCGGGACGGACTGATCCAGCCCACTCACCGCAGCCGTCTCCAGGTCCTGCTGCCCCCCAAACCCACCGGCGGACGGCGTCGAGCCGGGGTTCGTCGCCGACTCCCTCGATTCCACTTCCAAACCATTCCGGAGCGCTCGCAGCTTCTCCAGCACGTACTCCAGACTCACCGCCTGCCGAGCCTCAATGGCCCGCAAGAGCGCCACTTCCAGCATCACCTGCCGCGACACCGCGTCGCCCAGCCGGTTCTCGGCATCCGCCAGCACCTCCACAATCCGCGCCGCCCCTTCCCAGGTCACCAACCCCGCCTGTTCCCTCAAGGCAGTCCGCTCCGCCTCGGACAGGTCCAACAGTTCGGCATCGTCCCCCGCCAGTTGCCAGACCATCAAATTGCGAAAATGCCCAACCAGGTCGCCCAACAGGCGCCCCGGATCCTTGCCCTGCCCCAGCAATTGATCCAGCAACCGTACCACCCCGATGCGGTCGCCGCGCAGGATCGCCCCGCTGAGACCCAGCAACTGGTCCCGGGCGGTCAGCCCGTACATCGAAAGCACGTCGCTCTCCTGAATTCGCCTGCCGCAGAAGCTGATCAACTGATCCAGCGTGGACTCCGCATCCCGCAGCCCCCCGTCCGCCCCGCGGGCAATGGCGTACAGAGCCGCCTCGTCGATCTCCACCCCCTCCAGCCGCGCGATGTGCGCCAGGTGCCGCACCATCAGCGCGGTGGGGATGCGCCGCAGATCAAATCGCTGGCAACGGGACAAAATCGTGGCGGGAACCTTCTCCGGCTCCGTGGTCGCAAACATGAACTTCACGTGATCGGGGGGCTCTTCCAGCGTCTTGAGCAACGCATTGAACGCCTCCCGCGTCAGCATGTGCACCTCGTCGATGATGTAGATGCGGAATCGGGACTGGGCCGGCGCATAATGGACCGTCTCACGAAGACTGCGAATCTCGTCAATGCCCCGGTTGCTGGCAGCGTCAATTTCCAGCACGTCCAGGGAACGGCCCTCGGCGATCTCGCGACACCGGGGATCGTCATCGGAGAACTCCACCGTGGGCCCGTTGGTGGCGTTCAAACACTTGGCAAAGATCCGCGCAATGGTCGTCTTGCCCGTGCCCCGCGGCCCGCAAAACAGGTACGCATGGGCAATCCGGTTCTGGGCAATGGCATTGGCCAGGGTCCGCGTCACATGCTCCTGACCCACCACCTCGCTGAACCGTTGCGGCCGATACTTGCGCGCTATGACCTGATAAGACATGACCGGGGTCGAAAACCGCGCCTCCAGCAGGAACGCCCCCCGTGGAGACGGGAAAATCCAAAGGCCAGGGTGACCACGGCAGATGCAGAGCAAACTACCGTTGCTGCCTTCCGGCCCTGGCGGGGTTCGTTTGTCCGCATTCCGTGGGCCCTGGCGCCTCTCACTCTGCGCCAACCCTGCCCCCGCTTCAAGAGGAACTTGCACTCGATGGGAAACGAGCCGTCAGGCGCCCCAAATCGGCCTGGATCCGATACAAGCCCGCGGACGCAGAATCCGAAGGAATTCGAAAAGGCGCGCGAGGCTCGAGGGCCCGCAGCCGAACCGGGCCCGAAGTCCATGACACGCCCAGAGGGGCCTTAACCCCTGGCGTCCACCTCCCA
Above is a genomic segment from Limisphaera ngatamarikiensis containing:
- the dnaX gene encoding DNA polymerase III subunit gamma/tau, whose protein sequence is MSYQVIARKYRPQRFSEVVGQEHVTRTLANAIAQNRIAHAYLFCGPRGTGKTTIARIFAKCLNATNGPTVEFSDDDPRCREIAEGRSLDVLEIDAASNRGIDEIRSLRETVHYAPAQSRFRIYIIDEVHMLTREAFNALLKTLEEPPDHVKFMFATTEPEKVPATILSRCQRFDLRRIPTALMVRHLAHIARLEGVEIDEAALYAIARGADGGLRDAESTLDQLISFCGRRIQESDVLSMYGLTARDQLLGLSGAILRGDRIGVVRLLDQLLGQGKDPGRLLGDLVGHFRNLMVWQLAGDDAELLDLSEAERTALREQAGLVTWEGAARIVEVLADAENRLGDAVSRQVMLEVALLRAIEARQAVSLEYVLEKLRALRNGLEVESRESATNPGSTPSAGGFGGQQDLETAAVSGLDQSVPDARPASATAAAAGPLASGAAPASTPTSDEAFWARLLDTVGRASPFLRSYLEHAYLARREGQRVVIGFPREWQEYKALADTPQFRQVLETKLRELGMPTAEVTFVVADPPVTQPSPGLADAPATGVGAGGAPQTPEAGAGAVGGASGTSGTRPAARARKPAGETPAPPLKLDPEEFKNDPLIRQALEMFKARIVKQG